TTTATGTATATGCCTCCGGAAGTGGCTACACAACTGAGTCGGGTTAACGCTGTCCAAGCGCAAATAGAAAATCACCCTTTACATCAATCAGGAAATATTGCCAATATATTTAAACAAAGAGCGCGTTGTGTGGAATTAGAAGCTGAACTGGAAGGTTTAGAGGAGCAAGTAGAACAACACTCGCAACAACATTGGGAAGAGTTTCTGAATTTAATTCAGATATTACAGCACTTTGGCGGGTTGGATAATTTAGCACCTACGGAACTGGGACAAATGGCCGCTGCGATTCGGGGTGAAAATGAATTATGGTTAGGTTTAGCGATCGCCAGTGGTGAACTGGATAATTTAGATCCCCATCATTTAGCTGCTGCGGCTGCGGCTTTGGTGACAGAAACACCACGCCCAGATAGTAAAGTGCGCTTTGACCTCAGTAATGAAGTTGCGGATGCTTTAGCTAAATTGCGGGGAATTCGTCGCCAAGTGTTCCAAGTCCAACGACGGTATAATGTGGCTCTGCCTATTTGGTTGGAGTTTGAATTAATTGCCATTGTCGAACAGTGGGCTTTGGGTATGGATTGGGTGCAACTATGTGCAAATACAACTTTGGATGAAGGTGATGTTGTCAGGCTGTTACGTCGCACATTGGATTTATTATCCCAGATTCCCCATGTTCCCTATGTACAAGACTCTCTGCGGCGCAATACTCAACGGGCTATGCAGTTAATTGACAGGTTCCCTGTGAATGAAGCGATGGAATAAGCTTTAGGTTGGGCATTGCCCGCCTACTGCATTCGATTTTTGAATTAATAAATTTAACCTAGTTCTTCCTTATCAAAAACGAAGATATCACATTTACAGGTTGAAGTCAACAGTATTAACTGATAAATTTTGGACATTTAATATTGTATTTGTTGGGGCTGGTAATTGGTAATTGGGAAGAGCAATTATCAAATAGAATAGGTTTATTGTCAGTGATGATTGGTACAAAAACTCGCTTTTCTCTATTTCTGATGTGACAAGCATTCTGACTCCTGAATCCTGTAAGGGTTTGACCCTACTCAACCCTGACTGAATCCTGAATTTTTACCTGAAAACCTTTTTTTCACCAGCGGATTTACTGACCTAAAAAACCAGCAAGCAGTAACGGCAAAAGTATCAAAGCCGATGTAATTAAAACCAGAGTTGCCGGATCAATTTTGATGTGGTTTTTCTGTGGGTCTCGCATTTGCCACAATTCCCCCAAAACAGGTATTTAAACTCATCTTAAATTATTTATAGCCCTTTTGTGGGATTTCATGAGTTGAGAAATGTAAAGCAGCAATAACTCATTTCTTCCCTGGTAGTTTAGTACCCATTTCCGTTAATGCAGAGAAGATGAGATAGGCAATCAGTAAACCCACACCTGCTAAAAAAGCGAGTAAATCGTTATTCATAACTTACCCTATATTTTACCTTACATAAAGCTATGATACAGGAATAATACCCAGCATCCAGATTTATCAAAAAAATCGGGGATATAAGCGGTATTAATTAACCTATTTTTATCCGCGTTTATCTGCGTTTATCTGCGGTATTTATCCTGGAGACCCTATTAGACCTCTCCGGAAATATGGTAGAGACGTTCCACCGGAACGTCTCTACAAGGGTTTCAAACCACGCACATTTAATTACCGGAGATGTCTATTGTGAAGCCCCCCTTTTTAAGGAGGTTGGGGGAATCTCACAACCAACTCAATATCAAACGAAATCAAGGTTTTAGGTGCAACTGGTAATAATTTAGGTGATATAGGTGCGGCAGCGATCGCTAAAATCCTACCACAAAACCAAACTTTAGAAAAACTCAATTGGCGACGAAATCACATCACAGCGCAGGGTAAACAGACTTTGATTAAAGGATTAAAGTCAAATCAGGCACTTTGCGAATTGCTAATAGATGGTAAGCAAGATGAACTAATTACTGCTTTACTAGAATTAACTCTAGTTTAAATCCAGGTAAAGACAAAGCAACCCTTAGTGATATCGCGTTAATTGAAAGTGTATATCGCACATAATTTTCCCGGATACCGTTTATTTACTTCGACAATAGGGAATGGTAAGCATATATGTTGAAGTCATGTAAGTAGGTTGGCGTTAAAATTTGTCGTTATGACAAGACAAAAGGCAAGAGGCAAAAGGCAAGAGTGAAGAGGTTTTTAGGCTACTTTACATTTTGTTACATACTTTTGTTTTTTCACGTCGTTCTACTTAGTAGTGACTTCTCCTAGATTTTTGATCCTTACTCAGATTAAGAATATTTGACCTATGGCTTATTATCAGAGGAAAATCTCCATTTACCCCTACCCTAGACTACGGACATCACTGGTACTCATATTAACACTGTTTTTTTTGAATATGGGATGTTCTAGTGAGGAAAATCAAACTCTTTCCAATCCTAACACCTTAGCAGCTGGTCAAAATTCTGCTGTAGGTCAGCAATCAAAAACGCTTCATATCGCTGTGATTCCTATTCAATCTTCTCAAGCACAAGCAAAACAATTAAAAATTTTAGATGAGTATTTAGAAAAGACTATAAGACGCAAATTTAATATTCACGTGCAGCCAGACTATGATACAGCCATAAACTTGCTGGTAACAGAACAAGTACAAATTGCTTATTTGGGTTCCCTTAGTTATGTCAAAGCCAAGCAAAAAAATCCCAATATTGAACCCATACTTGCACCCATTAATAAAGCGACAGGTAGACCTTGGCATACTAGCATGATAATTGCCAATTCTGCTCATATCAAAAGCGTAAAGGATTTGACAAATAAACGATTTGGATTTGTCAGTAAATCCTCTACCACTGGTTTTTTGATTCCTTGGGTAGAGTTATTTAAGAAGGAAGAAATTGATCCTGACAAAACCTTTAGTGAAGTTCAATTTTTAGGTAGTCATGATCAGGCTTTAGAAGCGTTAATTGCTGACGAAGTTGATGCTGTAGCAGTGCAGCAAGAAGCTTATTTTAAGGCACAATCAGAAAACAAACTTCCTCAGGCAAAGTATGTAAAGATTTGGGAGTCATCACCATTACCAACTGATCCGATAGTTATATCTAGCAAGCTCGACCAGAAATTAATTTATAGTCTCAAAAAGGCATTAATTGATGCTCCAAATGCTATTGTATCAGTTTCAGGAGCAGAAATAGTAGGATATACCCTTGTAGATGATATGAACTACGAACCAATTAGGCAATTGCAAACAAAATTAGATGAAAACACTCCAAATTAACTATACAAAATCAAAAAAAAAATCAATAATTACTATGAGGATTTGGCAAAAATTCCTGAGTTCTTCTCTAGTATTAGCTGCGTTGATATGTTTGATGATGACCAGTGCTTTTCGTCTATATCAAGCCGAGACAGCTGCGGAAAAAATTCAGAAAAGAACGGCTTATGCACTCAGTATTACTCATAGCTTAGAAAAAGCTTTAAAAGATCAAGCCCTAGCACTCAAAGATTTTGTAGTTCTAGGCTATAATATTACAAATATGATACAGTTTCAAAAAATCAGGTCTAATTTTCTGATAGACCTCGATAAGTTAGAATTTGTGATGGATGAAGTACCAGAATTATCATTTGTGCGTCGTCGTCACGCTTTTTTAACACATTTAGCCAACACTATAGATAGTAAAAATAATTTAGTTACATCTCAACAGGATTTGCAAGCAATTAACTCTTACATACAAGATATTACATTTTACCTAGCTGATATTTCTCAGAAAGCTCAAAAACAAAATAATACTGCTAATGAGAGGGTTGCAAGAATCAGAAAAATGAATACAAATTTTCAATTTTTAGGCATTATTGGTATATTTTTAATATTTTTGTTTAAACTAATAATGATTATACTTCCAGTTATTCGCTCATTGCATAAACTGCAAATTGGAGTAGCAAAAATTGGTGCAGGTGATTTAAATTATCATTTAGATATTAAAACTAACGATGAAATTGAACAATTAGCAGATGAGTTTAATCAGATGACCATGAAATTAAGAGATTTTTATTATTCTCTAGAATCCAGAGTTTCTGAAAGAACCTCGGAACTTTTTGAACTCAATCAAGATTTACAGACGGAAATAGTTGATAGAAGAAAAGCGGAAATTAATCTGAAACAGTCTCAGATTCAATTAACACAAAAAGCCCAAGAACTAGAACAAGCACTGCAAGAACTCCAGCAAACTCAAATTCAATTAATTCAAAATGAGAAAATGTCAAGTTTGGGACAGCTAGTAGCTGGTATAGCTCATGAAATTAATAATCCCGTTAACTTTATTCATGGTAACATTACACCACTTGAAGAATGTTTTCAGAATTTGATTCAATTAATAAATCTGTATCAAACCTACTATCCCCAACCTGTGGATGAAATTCAATACTACATGGAAGATATAGATTTACCATTCATTGTTGAAGATACAAGTAAAATAATTGCTTCTTTAGACGTAGGAGCTAAAAGAATTCGTGAAATTGTTTTATCTCTCAGAAACTTCTCTCGACTGGATGAAGCTGATATCAAAGAAGTAAATATCCACGAAGGAATTGATAATACATTGT
The genomic region above belongs to Anabaena sphaerica FACHB-251 and contains:
- the phnD gene encoding phosphate/phosphite/phosphonate ABC transporter substrate-binding protein — translated: MAYYQRKISIYPYPRLRTSLVLILTLFFLNMGCSSEENQTLSNPNTLAAGQNSAVGQQSKTLHIAVIPIQSSQAQAKQLKILDEYLEKTIRRKFNIHVQPDYDTAINLLVTEQVQIAYLGSLSYVKAKQKNPNIEPILAPINKATGRPWHTSMIIANSAHIKSVKDLTNKRFGFVSKSSTTGFLIPWVELFKKEEIDPDKTFSEVQFLGSHDQALEALIADEVDAVAVQQEAYFKAQSENKLPQAKYVKIWESSPLPTDPIVISSKLDQKLIYSLKKALIDAPNAIVSVSGAEIVGYTLVDDMNYEPIRQLQTKLDENTPN
- a CDS encoding sensor histidine kinase, translating into MRIWQKFLSSSLVLAALICLMMTSAFRLYQAETAAEKIQKRTAYALSITHSLEKALKDQALALKDFVVLGYNITNMIQFQKIRSNFLIDLDKLEFVMDEVPELSFVRRRHAFLTHLANTIDSKNNLVTSQQDLQAINSYIQDITFYLADISQKAQKQNNTANERVARIRKMNTNFQFLGIIGIFLIFLFKLIMIILPVIRSLHKLQIGVAKIGAGDLNYHLDIKTNDEIEQLADEFNQMTMKLRDFYYSLESRVSERTSELFELNQDLQTEIVDRRKAEINLKQSQIQLTQKAQELEQALQELQQTQIQLIQNEKMSSLGQLVAGIAHEINNPVNFIHGNITPLEECFQNLIQLINLYQTYYPQPVDEIQYYMEDIDLPFIVEDTSKIIASLDVGAKRIREIVLSLRNFSRLDEADIKEVNIHEGIDNTLLILQHRIKGKPQEAEIEVIKNYGDLPVVECYPGQLNQVFMNIISNAIDALEEHRNKNSLSDINTCNKRIYIQTKLIKNDRIAIHIVDNGMGIPEESRNRIFDPFFTTKPIGKGTGLGLSISYQVITAKHEGKLQCITTPGKGTEFIIELPIKQHN